The nucleotide sequence TATTTGAGAAGGTGTGGATAACGGACCCATTCTGGCAATGCAGCGTAAAGGTGTTACCAGAAGAAACGCTGCCATAAGTCAGGTTGGTACGATACGCGCCAGCAGAATAATTCAGAAAGATAGTTTGCGCGGTTGGAGAGGAGAAATTCAGCCAGCACGAGCCGGAGGTATTGTCGATGGCACTGCCTTGGGCATCCTGAAGCTTGACCGTAAAAACAAGCGGGCTCGTATAATCCAGAAAGGGATCGCCAAAGCCTGAGTAAGAAAAGTTCAGGCTCGTGTTTCCCGATGAACTCCACTGCCAGGTGTCGCCTGCATGGACAGCCCCTGCGACTACGAATAACCATAGGGCAGCAATAAGTGCCCAAGAAAAATACCCCCTCATCCCGCATAGACGAGGTGAGTGGCGGTTTATAAAGCTTACGCGTCTTTACGTTTCCGGTTCTGGTACATCGCCGCAGCACCAAGAACACCCAAGCCTGCCAGCAAGCCGACATTGGGTTCTGGGATCACATACTGCGCAAAGTCGTAGTTGGTGATTTTTCCTAAACGCCCACGCATATCATGACTCGCAGTCAAAATACCCGTTTCAGAATCGTACGAAATATCCGTAATCAAGTCCTCGGAGGTATCGGTATAGGAGCCCACAATCGTTCCGTGGTAATACTGGTCGAGCATCACTCCGCTCTCGGCATCACGGCTGACGAGAATCGGGATGTCATCCAGGTTTGTGATGGTGCCCGTGATAAGCACTTCCAAACCGGTGTAGTTTTCGCCCACATACGGCCCTGTTGCCACCAGCGTGTCACTGCCCCATTCGAAGAATTTCACGGTATCGTCATTCGAATCCATAATGGCGTAGTACGTGGAGCCGTTGTATTCGAACGCCGAGCTGATACCCGAAATATCGTAGCCGTTCAGTGTAGATGTAGCTGTGGTATATCCAGTCGATAAATCAACTAGATCGATAATACCCGTACCATCACTCAACAATACATACTGGTCATTCCATGTCCCGGCATCATCAACCTGGACCGGCGTCACCAACTCGCTACTACTGGATAAGTCGTTGGCATATTCAAAAATCGTGGCTGTTCCCAGGCCAAGTTTCCCCTCAGATGTAATCGCCGCCCCATACAAAGGAGTGGTTGTCAACGTCGATTCCAGAGCTGAAAGCTCTACCAGCGCCGCTTCCGATCTGGCCGGAGCAAGGCTTGCCAACGCGGTCAGGCCGCATGCCGCTATTGCTGATTTGAGTGATTTCATGATTGTTCATTTCCCGGCAAACGCGTTGCCGTACCCAATGAGCATACCCACTGGTTTATATAGTTTTCGCTTGTCCTCACTGATTGGTGGGAACTACACACAAAACTAAGACTTTTGTCCTATTTCTGAAGTCCGCATCTAAGACATATGTCTGTGGCGCGAGCAAGGCAAAAATTGATACATTTGTCTTAGTGGAATTCGCTATGGCATTTGGTGCGGTACTCAAAGAACACCGCAAAACAGCAGGGCTCTCCCAAGAGGAGTTGGCCTTTCGTGCAGGCATGCACAGCACAGCGATTTCCCTCTACGAACGAGGCCTTCGCCAGCCCACGCTGCACACGGTCTTTACCCTCGCCCAGGTGCTTGAGCTGCGGCCCTCTGCCCTTGTCGCGGATATGGAGGGACTCAAGCCTGCGCTGCTGTAGATTGGTCCCCCTCATTCGCCTTTCCTATTTCTGGAAAGCCATTATCCTCAGCAACCATGAGCTTTCAGGATATTCGTCTTCTGGGAGAAATTCTCAGACATTATCCATTTTCCGAGCAAGCGATTGCCAAAGGCCAGCGTCCCCTATTGGAAAGACTGAAGATATCCCCTGATCATAGGGCCAAAATCATGTCCGAGGACATGACCGCCCTTGGCCTGAAATGGCAAATTTACGCCACCCCCATCCCAAATGATCTGGTGATTCCAGCCTACTGCATACCCGACACCGATTTTGGGAAACTAAACAGTGAAAATGGCAATGAGGCATACAAAGCCGAGGGGATTGGCCTGAACGAAGGCAATCTTATCCGACTTTCCAAGGCATGCGAAATTGGCAGAAAATACTTTGAAAACCAATGGCCACATAAATTCAAGGCAGCAATCCTGAACACCAAAGACCATTTAAGCTTTATAGAAGAACTGCACTGGCTAAATCGTTGGCGTAGAGTAAGCCATATCGAATACGAAGCACGGCCATTCCTCAAGCAGGAGTGCAAGAAAAGAGTCGACTGGCGATTTCAAAGCTTGGGTGTTACCGTCAACCTTGAAGTTAAATATCGTCCTCGCGATTGGGCACGAACGGTTGATGGCTCTGAGAATCACGCAGTGAAGAGCAGCTATTTTGCGGATGTCCCTGATAAATTCCCGTCACAAAATCCAGGGGAGTTAAATCTAGTAGCCTTTTCTAGTCTGGCACCAATCGACCGATCCCTCCAAGAAGAAATCAACACCTTTTTGACAGAGTACAATACCATCGACGGTGTCCTTGTCTGGTCAATGAACTCCCAGGATGGCCGCCTATATGAAATTCAAAGCGTGAGCCAGAAGGCACTGATTGAGACACTGTTTACCGGCATAGATCAAGAGGACGCAGCGTATATCGGACAAGTCAGATACCAGCAACGAGTCTCAAATGAAAGGCGGGCCTTGCGACCGGAAGAAGTTCCCGACTATCTCGACCGCACGTACCGGGGAATATAAGAATCTGTATTCATGGTTTCAGCGAACAGCCTTAACGGGTTGCTTCCCTCGAACGCAGCAAAAAGGACAAGAATGATTCCAACCGCTGCACCATGCATTCCAATTGGTGGTCGTTTAAATCCGTTTGCTTCTCGTGCATTCCCTTCTGAAGAATCTCCATGAATTTAAGAACAGACCCAATATCTGTAGCAATGAATTCGCTGAAACAACCACAATTAACATCGCGATAGATGTAGAGCAGCCGTGCTCTTCGTGTCGGGCGATTATTATGATAATGCTCTGGATTTATGCTCCAGGCTTTAACTTTTTCATCCGGGGCTAAATGATGAATGAGATGAGTAAGTAATTCACGTGCTGACGCTGAGAGATGCCGAACCCTGTCAGGGCCGTTACTGCGAATGATATACCGGATACCCCGAAGCATCTCAACGAAAGCGGGGTCAATGCTCTCCAACAAGCGATCAGGCTCAACCTCACTAATTTCAATATCTTCACCTGATTCCTCTTCTAGCGAAATGGACTCATAAGCAGTGGCTTCGCGGAAAAGCTCTGTCTGTACGTCATCCTGAACGAATGGTTTCAATACATCAGGAAATTCTGGAGCCAAAACACCGTTAAGCAGCCCTTGATATCCGTCGGTGAAAGTATCAAGAGTGCGACTGAGTTCTTGAGTAAAATGGGCATTAAAATTCAGGGCAGCCCCGATTCCAGCCTGATGTATTGCTGAGAGTTTACCGATTGCAGAAAAAGAGGTTGAGACGGCATAGAGGGATTCGATACGGCCAAAATTGCTCGCGATTTCGTGCATGCGACTGATGGAGTCCCATGCTTTCATCCCCTCGTTCACTCTTTGCATGACCAGACCTAATTCATTAGGAATTTTTAATTGGGCTTCGCAAAGTTTTGTCAGTTGAAGATTTACCGATGCCAATCCATCTAGCCTGGAAAAGACATGACTCAAATCTCCGAGCTTGGCCAGAGATTGATACGCATGTCCGACGGCATCGATTCTCCTGGTAAAATCGTCTGACAGAACTCGACTAATTGCAGTAGACACCTGAGTTTTCTCTTCCATTGCAGTCGCCACCCTCGATACAACCTCTACCACACGGTTAATTTCCGCAGAAGTCTTTACCAGGTCGGAAGGGGTGCTAAGTTCATCGTTTTTCATGAAAATGAAGGATACTATGCATCGCCATAAAATCTAGCCAAATCCACTTCAGGATACCCCTGATACGGCCCTAGCGTTTAGCCATCTGGATGGGATCAAACGATTCTGCGCAGACCAGTATCAATTCACCCACCTGCCCTGCTAGGCACCAATCTGGCCTATCCCGTAACTCGTCGGGCAAATCGAAGTGCACCTTGCACTCCCGAACGAGTTTAAGCCGTTGCTCCCAGCCCAGAACGTCGACATATCTCGCCAGCACACATGCCCGATGGCGATCCATCCGTTGCTGACCTGCCGCGTGCAGAATCGAATTTACAATATCAGCACGCACGAGCGAATTGCCCTCCAGAAACTCAAGGAATGCCAGCTCAAATCCATGCTTGCGCCGATTCAACCAGGCAATGGCCTGTTCCAGCGCTTCAGCGTCATTATCACCTGGCACTTGAGCTCGAACAGCCTCGACGAGCATGGCAAGAAAGCTCTCGTAGCTTGGAGGGAACTCCCCCACTGGCTCAATATCGGCAGGAGTCTCATCAACCTGCTGAAGCTCAGTAAGGATACAGTCCAACAATTCTCTAGAACTCATCATAAAAGAATTCCTCATCAGCGCTTTTAGCAGAGGATGAACCATTCCCTGCTTGGCGCCTACGTTTGGCCGGGGTATAGTATTTGCGGTAAGAATCCTGAATAATCCCACGCAGATCCGTGTGAACTGGTTCGGGAAGCGGACGGGTCTTTAACGTACAGACGCATGTGTCCAAACGGGCAACCATGTGGTATTTTTTCAGTCCAACAAGATTGTCCGCAGTTATCCCATGGACCGAAAGGTCCTTGGCAAAGTATCCAGCATCGTTTCGGTCAATCCTGCCGATGAGGGTGCTGCCCACCGTGGAGAGCGCATCAATCTGAGCGGCACGTCCAAACTGCTTCAAATACTGATGGGCCAGGGTTAGCCGAATGCGGTATTTACGGGTCTGTGCGATCATATCCTCAATGGTTTCAGGACCGACAAATAGATGAGCCTCATCCAGAAACACACCAAAGGGTTTGCGCTCGGTATAAGGGACTTTGCTCCGGGCAAGAGCCGCAATCATAACCTGCGTAAGCATGAATGAGCCAAGATGCTTGCGGGTCTCGGCTCCTACCGAAGAAAGGTCAACCAGCAGAATGCGCCCCTCGTTCATGATGGTTGGCAGATTAATCCGGCACTCCGACTGGCAAAAGACGGGCTGAGAACTGATAAGCTTATGCAACTTGTGTTTGGGGGCTGCCAAGTCTCCCTTCTGGTAATCTTTAAGAAAATCTACCTTCCAGAAGTTTCGCACCGTTTCATCCGTGGCGTTATTCACGATGAGGGTTCGCAATCGCTTGGCCTCCGGGCTGTCTTTACGAATCAAATCATACAGATCGCTTAGGGTCGCATCAGGCTTGGCCTGTATGAGCCCTAGCAAGCCGTTACGGAGGATATGAGCCAACCGGTCCCCCCAGGCTGTTGATACTCTTTCGATACTGGAAAGCAGGTCGTCGGCCAGCCGGTGCGCATTGGCTCCCGCCCCTAATGCCAGCGGATTCCATAATGGCACATAATCGGGATCCCCGGGATCAAACCATATCGTGCGCTCCAGTTCCTGCTCGGATAATCTTGCCAGTATATCGCGAACCGCATCCCCATGCGGATCGATGAACACGACCCCCTGCCCTGCCCCAGCGTCCTGCAAGGCCATGTTCACCATGACAGAGGTCTTACCCGAGCCACTTACACCAATCAGGTGCACGGAACGCTCGCGCAACTGAGAAGCAATACATACAGGAACATCTTCCCCGTTACTGCGTGCCATCCCGATAACAACTCCTTCGGACAACTCGCCCGGATCGGGAGACAATGTCGTGTTGAATTCAATGGGAAGGCGATGCTCAGCCACGACTTTTGAATCAAACAGGTGCACAAGTCCTGCCAGCTCCTGTGAGTTAACGATGAACCCATGCCGGTGAACCGCCCCCAACTCAAGCATACGGCACTGTGAATCCGTTGACAGGGAGTAATCCCTTTCCGAAAGATACGCGAGCGCCCTTGATCCGTGCTGAAACAATCCGGTGAAGGAACAGAGCGATTGCATCATTGCAGCAGAGATAGGAGTATCGCTAACCACTCCAATTCGCAAGGCGGCTGCAAACATCGGCTTGTCCGGGTGAGCTTTTCTCTCCATGCGCTGCGCCTGCATATGCAGCTCTGAGGACGGCAACTGCATCCCATAGCGAGGAGCATTCCCCTCCCGGTACGAACTGTGCAGGTAGTGCAGGTCATATAAAACCGCCACATTCTCATGCCACACCCCTGTTGCAGGCTGCATGATACACTGATAAAAGCCTGTCGTATCCTCAGGTAATCGGCCCAGTGCGCAAAGCAAAGCCTCAAGTGGCGTATAGCGAAACTCGCTGCTGCATGTCAGATTCTCATGATAGACCGAAACCGGATAGTAGTCCCGAAAGGCAAAATGACTCGACTGGGTCAGATGGTTTCGAAAACGGCATGTGTTAGCCCGGGTCAATTGGCAGGTAGAATGTTCTGCCGTAAAGGCGACCTGCACAGCGTCAACATCCGCCCGAGAAACACCGAACTGTAGCTGAATGCCTGCCTCGTTGCCATAAATCTCGAACAAAACAGGGCCTTTCACAGCCAGTAACTCCTTGATGAACCGTTCGCTTCGGACCCAATCGAACTCGTATCCTGGCGACATCCAGATGCGAAATGACTGGTAATCGTGCGACACATTCGGCTCGGGCACGTGGTTTTCACCCATGTTGCGCAGAGAGCGGCATGGCGGGGTA is from Ruficoccus amylovorans and encodes:
- a CDS encoding helix-turn-helix domain-containing protein, encoding MAFGAVLKEHRKTAGLSQEELAFRAGMHSTAISLYERGLRQPTLHTVFTLAQVLELRPSALVADMEGLKPALL
- a CDS encoding type IV secretory system conjugative DNA transfer family protein, coding for MAIEAALIQHSLPLLRGRSIERILAEEAGKGRSTFISQEPVSVTPPCRSLRNMGENHVPEPNVSHDYQSFRIWMSPGYEFDWVRSERFIKELLAVKGPVLFEIYGNEAGIQLQFGVSRADVDAVQVAFTAEHSTCQLTRANTCRFRNHLTQSSHFAFRDYYPVSVYHENLTCSSEFRYTPLEALLCALGRLPEDTTGFYQCIMQPATGVWHENVAVLYDLHYLHSSYREGNAPRYGMQLPSSELHMQAQRMERKAHPDKPMFAAALRIGVVSDTPISAAMMQSLCSFTGLFQHGSRALAYLSERDYSLSTDSQCRMLELGAVHRHGFIVNSQELAGLVHLFDSKVVAEHRLPIEFNTTLSPDPGELSEGVVIGMARSNGEDVPVCIASQLRERSVHLIGVSGSGKTSVMVNMALQDAGAGQGVVFIDPHGDAVRDILARLSEQELERTIWFDPGDPDYVPLWNPLALGAGANAHRLADDLLSSIERVSTAWGDRLAHILRNGLLGLIQAKPDATLSDLYDLIRKDSPEAKRLRTLIVNNATDETVRNFWKVDFLKDYQKGDLAAPKHKLHKLISSQPVFCQSECRINLPTIMNEGRILLVDLSSVGAETRKHLGSFMLTQVMIAALARSKVPYTERKPFGVFLDEAHLFVGPETIEDMIAQTRKYRIRLTLAHQYLKQFGRAAQIDALSTVGSTLIGRIDRNDAGYFAKDLSVHGITADNLVGLKKYHMVARLDTCVCTLKTRPLPEPVHTDLRGIIQDSYRKYYTPAKRRRQAGNGSSSAKSADEEFFYDEF